CCGCTCTTTTCAATAAAGCCTCAGGTTTTGGCTCCTGACCTCTAAAGCGTTTGTATAAAGTCATTGGATGTTCTGTTCCTCCTTTAGAAAGTACATTGTCTTTAAATTTCTTTGCAACTTCTTCGTTGAAGATGCCTTTTTCCTGGAAAAATTCAAAAGCATCTGCATCTAGAACTTCCGCCCATTTATAGCTGTAATATCCAGAAGAATATCCGCCTTGAAAAATATGCGAAAAAGAAGTACTCATGGCATTTTCTTTTACGTCTGGATACAATTGCGTATTAGCAAATTGTTCTGTTTCGAAAGTTTTAAGATCTGTAATATTAGTTGGATCTTGTCCGTGCCAGGCCATATCCAATAATCCGAAACTTAATTGACGCAATGTTGCTAGACCTTCCTGAAAACTGGCACTTTCTTTAATTTTCTGAACATACTCAATCGGAATAATTTCTCCCGTTTCGTAATGATTTGCGAATAAAGCCAAAGCTTCTGGCTCGTAACACCAGTTTTCCATAATCTGACTTGGTAATTCTACAAAATCCCAATAAACAGAAGTTCCGGATAAACTTGGATAAACCGTATCGGCCAGCATTCCGTGTAATCCGTGACCGAATTCGTGGAATAAAGTCGTTACTTCATTAAAAGTCAATAACGAAGGTTTTGTTTCGGTTGGTTTTGTAAAATTGCAAACGTTCGAAATATGCGGTCTTTCGTTTACGCCGTCTTTTACATATTGCGATTTGAATGAAGTCATCCAGGCGCCGTTTCTTTTTCCTTTTCTTGGAAAGAAATCAGCGTAGAAGATCGAAACTAAATCATTTTTAGCATCACGAACTTCATAAGTTGTAACTTCTTCGTGGTATTTATCGATATCAAAAACTTCGGTAAAAGTTAAACCGTATAGTTTTTTCGCCACGGTAAAAGCACCGTCTAAAACTTTTTCTAATTGAAAATACGGTTTTAGTTTTTCATCATCTAAATTAAAAAGCTGCTGTTTTAATTTTTCAGAATAATAAGCACCGTCCCATTTTTCCAATTGCTCTATTCCGTCCAGTTCTTTTGCGAAAGCAGTTAATTCTGCAAATTCTTTTTGAGCGGCAGGTTTTGCTTTTGCCAATAAATCATTAAGGAAAGAAAAAACTTTTTCCGGACTTTCGGCCATTCTTTCTTCCAGAACAAAATGAGCGTGCGTTTTATAACCTAGTAAATTGGCTCTTTCGTGACGAAGTTTAGCAATCTTTAAAACATTTTCCTGATTGTCGAATTCGTTATTCTGAAAACCTTTTGCACCAAAAGCAATTGCCATTTTTTTACGCAGTTCGCGATTATCAGCATAAGTCAAAAACGGAACATAACTTGGATAATCTAAAGTAAAAATCCAGCCTTCTTTTTCCTGATTTTTTGCTAATAATCTAGCCGCTTCGATTGTACCTTCAGGTAAACCAGCTAGATCTTTCTCGTCGGTTAAATGCAATTCGAAGTTGTTGGTTTCGGCCAAAACATTTTCGCCAAACTGCAAACTCAATTTCGATAATTCTTTGTCGATTTCTCTTAATTGGTTTTTCTTGTCTTCCGGAAGATTAGCTCCGTTTCTGGAGAAACTTTTGTATTTTTTATCTAATAAAGTAGTTTGTTCCGGGTTGAGGTTTAAACTTTCTTTTTGATCGTAAACCGCTTTTACTCGTGCAAAAAGTTCAGCATTTAAACGAATGTCATTTCCGAATTCAGAAAGCCAAGGCGAAACTTCCTGAGCAATTTTCTGCATTTCGTCATTCGTTTCAGCCGAATTCAAATTGAAGAAAACACTAGAAAGACGATCTAAAATATCGCCGGAATAATCCATTGCTGCAATTGTGTTTTCAAAAGTTGGTGCATCCGGATTATTTGTAATTGCATCAATTTCGGCTTTAGCCAAAGCAATTCCTTCCTGAAAAGCAGGAACGTAATCTTCGATTTTAATCTGCGAAAAAGGTGCGGTGTTATGTTTGGTATTGAAATATTGTGTTAATATACTCATGATGCATTTTTTAGTCCTGCAAGGTTTTCAAAACCTTGTAGGTTTCTTTTAAGTATTTAAAATCTAGTTATACCTGCAAGGTTTTGAAAACCTTGCAGGAATTTATGCGAAAAGATTATTTCTTTAAACCTTCAGCCGCTTTATTTACCGCAGCTTTTAATTCTTCTTTGTAAGCAATAATCGTATCCAAAACTTTTTTGTCATGGCTTCCGATGATTTGTGCTGCTAAAATTCCGGCATTTTTTGCTCCGTTTAAAGCTACAGTTGCTACAGGAACTCCGCCTGGCATTTGTAAAATTGATAAAACAGAATCCCAGCCATCAATTGAGTTGCTTGATTTTACCGGAACTCCAATTACCGGAAGCGGAGACATAGAAGCTACCATTCCTGGTAAATGCGCTGCACCGCCCGCTCCGGCAATAATTACCGAAATACCGCGAGTATGTGCGTTTTTGCTAAAATCAAATAATTTCTCCGGTGTTCTGTGTGCCGAAACGATATCTACTTCAACTTCAACATTGAATTGTTTTAATATGTCGATTGCATCCTGCATAACTGGCATGTCTGAGATGCTTCCCATTATAATAGCTACTTTGCTCATGTTTTTTATTTGTTTCAAGTTTTAAGTTTCAGGTTTCAAGTTGTTACTGAGACTTAAAAATATATTTAGTTGTTAACTGTAAACTGTGACTGCGACTAAAAGCTAATCACTAATTACTATTGACTAATTACTCGAATAGTATTCTTAACTTCCTGTGCAATTCTTCGAGCTTCCTGCATATTCTCATTTACAATCGTAACGTGGCCCATTTTTCTGAAAGGACGGGTTTGTTTTTTACCGTAAATATGTGGCGTAACACCGTTCCATCCTAAAATGGTTTCGATGTTTTCATACACTACATTTCCGGAATAACCTTCGGCACCGACTAAATTTACCATAATTCCGGCAACTTTGCTGTCTGTGTTTCCTAACGGAAGATCTAAAATAGCACGTAAATGATTTTCGAATTGTGAGGTATAACTTGCTTCAATTGAATAATGACCAGAATTATGCGGACGTGGCGCAACTTCGTTAACCAAAATTTCGTCATCCTGAGTCTGGAACATTTCAACTGCCAAAAGTCCAACGTGATTGAATTTTTCAGAAACGTTTAAAGCGATTGCTCTCGCTTTTTCGGCTACTTTTTCGTCGATTCTTGCCGGGCAGATTACGTATTCAACCTGATTGGCTTCTGGGTGAAATTCCATTTCTACAACCGGATAGGTTTTTATTTCTCCTGACGGATTTCTGCAAACAATTACCGCTAATTCGTTTTTAAACGGAACCATAGTTTCGGCAATGCATTCTACATTAGGAAGATTATCTAAATCTGAAATCTGACGAATTACTTTTACGCCGTTTCCGTCGTAACCAAATTCGGTACATTTCCATACAAATGGAATTGTGATTTCGTTATTTCCAACTGATTTTTGTAATTGCGCCGGATTTTCAAAACGTAAATACGATGCGGTTGGAATATTACTTTCTGTATAAAAGTCTTTTTGAGTTCCTTTATTCTGAATTCCTTTTAAGGTTTTTGGAGACGGATATACTTTTACGCCTTCGTTTTCTAATTGCGTTAAAGCTTCAAGGTTTACCAACTCGATTTCAAAAGTCAAAACATCGACTTGTTTCCCAAAGTTATAAACGGTTTCATAATCCATTAAATCGCCCTGAAAGAATTTATTGCAGGCAATTTTACTAGGCGCTTCGTCGCTAGGGTCAAGAACGTAAGTTTGTATATCAAATTTTCGGGTGTCGAACAAAAGCATTTTACCTAATTGTCCGCCGCCTAATATTCCTAATTTAAAATCAGAAGAAAAATAATTCATTTTGAGTTGTGTTTTTGCAAAGATACTTTTTAATCTTTTTTTAGCCAAAAATTCATTATGCGCTAGTTTTTTTCCGCCACGACTAGAGCGGTAGCGACTGGCGAAGCAATTCACGAATTTTTATTAAATCAAAAAGAAAATAATTCGTGAATTTGTGGCGATAAAAAAACTATTTTATTTTTTTCAAAACTTCTTTGGCAACGGCTTTGTAAGCGGGAGAATGATCGGCATAATCTTTTTCAACAATGACTTTAAGTTCCGGATGAATCCAATCGTAATGATTACCTAGAATATATAAAGTTCTAATAGAATACGCTTTTGTGGCAACTTTAATGTCATTAATTAACCAATCAAAACTTGCTTCGATACAATCCTGAAGATTTTGTTCGGATAAATGAATATTGTTTTTGTCTTTCTTATAATGTGATTTTACCAAAAGCTGAACCACTTTTGCAATCGGACGAAGCGAACTTTCATCTTTTAAAACTTTTAAATTGGAAAAGAAAAAATCCAAATGAGGCTGGAGCCAACTTAATTCTTCATAAGAAACAAACTCTAAAATCCAGCACGCTTTGTGATTGTTTTTGTCTTGTGGCGAAAAGCATATCAAAATTAATTCACTATAAAGTGAGGGGTTTTCTAAAATTTCATGTGCTACTTCAAGACGACTTTCTCGGCAAGGATATACATATTCCAGTTTTTTTTGCAATTCGGTCATCATTGTTTTTGAGTATTTATAGTAAGCTAAAATACGTAATTTAATGAGATAATTCCGTAATAGTTTATTGGTAGGCCTGGATAATAAAATCTGGGTTGCGCATTTCCAACTCCGGTTGCGTTGGTTAAAATCATTGAAGCATATTTTTCGTTGGTAACATTGTTGATTCCTGCATCCAAATGAGTTGTTAAACCTTGTAAAATCTCAAATTGATAACCTGTTTTTAGATTAATTATATTATAAGAATCAGAAAAAGCCGTATTGGCATCGTTCATCGGGATTTCGTCTACAAATTGATAATCGGCTCCAAAGTAAACGCCAAAATTTGTGTTTAATGTTAGACCGAGATTTATTTTATTTGGAGCAACTCCGGTTAATTTATTTCCCGAAAAATCATTTCCATTATCTACAAATTCTTTAAATTCATAATTTCCCAAAGAACCTCCAAAATAAGAATTTAAAGTAAAAAAACGATTCATCTGCCAATTGTGGTTCAAAGTAATTTCGATTCCTTCATGAAATGTTTTTCCGGCATTTGCACCAACATACTGATCGTCGCCAACTCTTTTAGCAACCAATAAATCCTTAATTTCCATTCGGTACAAAGAGATTTCGGCGTAAAGATTTTTATCAAAAAAATAAAACTTTCCGCCAAGTTCAAAGTTATAACCATTTTCAGGTTTTATATCAGGATTAATTGTGCCTTCGCTTGTTAAAGTTTCTTCGGTTGCCGGAAGCGAAAATCCCCGGCTTACCGAAAAATAAAACGTTTTTAAAGAATTTGGTTTAAAAAGAAACGAAATCTGAGGCGAAAAAATGCCATCATAACTATATTTCTCATTAATATTTTCGGTGTAATTGTTAAGATCAAATTTTGTTTTATTATAATTCAAACCCGCCTGAATTTCAAATTGTTCCGAAAGCTGAGTTCGTAACTGAGAAAAAATATTGTAGAAATGCCTTTTTTGGTCGGTTTCTGTAAGTTGATTTCCCTGCAGACTTCCTAAACCATTATTTTGCTGATATAGATTTTGAAACGTATTTCCGTTGTAAGTGTCTGCGAAATACTCTACACCGGCAATAAACTGATTTTTACTTTTTCCAATTTCAAAATTTCCCGAAAACTGAGTTCTTGCTCCAGTTGCAAAAGTATATTGACGCAGAATATCAAACGGTCGAGGTTCGTTACTATCTTTATAATTAACAAAAACTGAAGTCGAATTATTCAGGTTTTCATTAATTCTGAAATCATAAGCCAATCCGCTCAAAACAGATTTGTATTCTTTATATCCTTTTGATGCCACCCAGGTTGGAGCGCCGGCTTTTGGATTTGTATCAAAAACTTCCTTACTAATCGAACTCGGAATAAAAGCTTCTAAGTAAGTATAATTCGAAAAATAGGTGAGTTTACTATTTTCTTTTCGGAATAATTCTCCTGCAAGTGTAATTCCTTCTCTGTTATAAGCGCTGTTTTCTCTCCAGCCATCGGTCTTTAGGTTATGATAACTGATGTTTAAACTTCCTGATTTTTCATCTAAACTATAATTGATACTGTTTTTCAATAATCCGTATGAACCAAAAACGGTACTTATTCCGGCAGATTGTCCATTGTTTTTAGAAAGCTGTGGCGAAATTAAAATCGCGCCACCCAGGCCTGCGCCGTAAACACTCGAAAGTGGACCTTTTATAATTTCAATTTGATTGAGGTTTTCCAGATCAATATCATCAATTACGGTTTCGCTATTTCCAGATGTTAACGGAATACTGCCGTAAAAAGCTCTGATTTTATTGGTGCCGTATGGAGTTCTGGCGCCAATACCGCGAATTGAAATTCGGCTTGTGGTAAAATTTGAAGACTGCATGAATACGCCGGGGATTGTATTGATTACCGTTGTAATATCTGTGGTGTTATTTTGCAGTAAATCTTTTTTAGAAAGAATTCCAATTGAAGCCGGAGTGTTTAATAAATTGTTATCAATATGAAGCGGGCTGATGACGACTTCTTTAAGTTTTTCTGTTTTTACAGAATCAACAATTTTGCTTTCTATTTTCTGTGCCAATATATTCTGAAAAATAAATAGCAGAAAAAACAGTAAACAATATTTTTTTAAAATCATAGAATGAAATTGAGGCAAAGTTTTTTTAACACATAGAAACATAGCATTGATTGAGGCAAAAAAGGCGTTTTACTAATTTGAATTCACATAGAAACTATGTGTAAAAACGAGTTTTTATTTAACAACTTCTTTTTAAAGCAAAAATCTATGTCTCTATGTGTTTAAAATATTTAGTTTGTCCGATAGCTGTCGGATTAAAATTGGAAAATTTTTTAACCGCAAATTGCGCAAATTTGTGGTTAAGGAATCTTTAGTTATTTATTAGCAGAAACTTTCCAAATCGTATTTCCGCTGTCATCATTTATCAAAAGCGATCCGTCGTTCATAACCGTTACAGCAACCGGACGTCCATAAACTTCAGCTTTATCATTATCAGAAACAAAACCAGTTAAAAAATCTTCTGGTTTTCCTGAAGGTTTTCCGTCTTTAAAAGGAACGAAAAGCACTTTATATCCCGAAATTACCGAACGATTCCACGAACCATGCTGACCTACAAAAGCACCGTTTTTATATTTCGCAGGAAAAGCATTTTTGGTATAAAAAGCCAATCCTAAAGAAGCCGTATGCGAACCAACCGGAACATCAGGAACAATTGCTTTCTCGACTAAATCTTTTCTTTCTCCTTTCATTCTTGGATCTGGAATGTTTCCAAAATAAGAATAAGGCCATCCGTAAAAACCATCTCTTTTTACACTCGTAATATAATCCGGAACTAAATCATCGCCCAAATCATCACGCTCATTTACAGCTGTCCAAAGTTCTTTATTAACAGGATTCCAATCCATTCCAACTGGATTTCTAAGACCCGAAGCAAAGATTTTTTCGCCCGTTCCGTCAGGATTAATTTCCAGAATTCCAGCACGGCGAACTTCTTTGTCAACACCATGTTCGGCATTGTTGCTTCCGGAACCAACAGAAACGTAGATTTTGCTTCCGTCAGGACTTGCCAACAAATTTCTTGTCCAGTGATTGTTGTAGCCTCCAGCAGGAAGTTCAAGGATTTTTTCACCTTTAGTTTCTAATTTTAGCGGATTGTTTTTATAAGGATAACGATATAATCCGTCAGTATTTGCGATATAGAAAAAGTCTTTCAAAATCAACATGCCAAAAGGTTTGTTTAATCCCGAAATAAAAACCTCGCGGGTTTCATATTTACCATCTTTATCTTTATCACGCAAGACTGTAATCTGGTTTTTGCTCATACGAGTTCCGCTTTCGACAACAAAAATATCCTGATTTGGCGCGATATAACTCCAACGCGGATTTTGAAAACCATCTGCAAATTTGGTCACCGTAAAACCTTCAGGCGCTTTTGGCGTAATTCCGTCTGGCCATCCAATAACCTTGCTGTTTTTTGTTTTAGATTCTGTTGCGTATGGTGGCGGAAGTGTCAAATCTCCAATCGCAGTTTTTACCACATTTCCAGGTTGTTTAGCCAGTGCTTCTTTTTCATCTTTTTTAACCTGTCCGTTGCACGAAGTCATTAATGCTAATAATGATATAGAGAATAATGGTAAGTATCTTTTCATTCGTTCTGATAATTAAAGGTTTATATAACAACAATTTACTCAATTTTAAATTAGTGTCAAAAAATGATTTGTAAATATTAACTGATATTTAACATTCGCAAAAAATATACAGTTGTAGTATATTTTGTTTGGAGCAATTAAGTTGTAATTCTGTATCTTTGTCAATTATTTTAAATTTAAAAAATAATGATACAACTTCACGATAAACAATTTGTTCCGTTTATTTCGGCAAAAGAAATTGATTTTGCTTTAACCAAAATAGTGGCGCAGGTAGAAGATGATTTTGGAGATGAAATTCCTGTTTTTATTGGAGTTCTAAATGGCGCATTTATGGTTGTTGCCGATTTTTTGAAAAAATATAAAAAACCTTGCGAGGTTTCATTCATAAAAATGGCTTCGTACGAAGGAACTGAAACCACAAATTCGGTTAAAGAATTAATCGGCATTAATCAGGATTTATCAGGCCGAAGCGTCGTTATCATCGAAGATATTATCGATACAGGAAACACGATTGAAGAATTAAAAAATTTGTTTAAAGCACAAAACGTAAAACATTTCAAAGTAGCAACTTTGTTCTTTAAACCAGAAGCTTACAAAAAAGATATCAAAATAGATTATGTTGGAGTCAGAATTCCGAATAAGTTTATTGTAGGTTACGGATTAGACTACGACGGTTTGGGACGAAACCTGACAGAGGTCTATAAATTAGCAGAATAAAAAACAAAACACAACTAAATATTCATTTTAAACTTCTGTAAAAAGAAGTCACAACACGCAAATTCATTATGATTAACATCGTTTTATTCGGAAAGCCTGGCGCAGGAAAAGGAACTCAGGCTGAATTTTTAAAAGAAAAATACAATTTAACACACCTTTCAACAGGAGATATTTTTCGTTTCAATTTAAAAAATGATACAGAATTAGGAAAACAAGCAAGAGTTTTTATGGACAATGGAGAATTAGTTCCTTGCGAAATAACAACGGCAATGTTAATCGATGAAGTAAAAAAACATCCGGATACAGCAGGATTTTTGTTCGATGGTTACCCAAGAACAATTAACCAGGCAGAGGCTTTAGATAAATTTTTGCCAACAATTGGTTCAAGTGTAACAGCAACAATTGCTCTAGAAGCTGATGACGAAATCTTAGTAGCACGTTTACTTGAAAGAGGAAAAACAAGCGGAAGAGCAGATGATCAGGACGAAGAAAAAATTCGTGTAAGATATCAGGAATACAACGAAAAAACAGCTCCATTGATTGGATATTATAAAGAACAAAACAAGTTTCACGCCGTAAACGGTATCGGAACTATTGAAGAAATTACTGAGAGATTAACTTCAGTTATAGATAATTTGTAGAAGCTAATCCAGCTGTACGTGAAATCCCGATAGCTATCGGGAAAGTAAAAAAAACTATTTTTCCAAACCATAAAACGAGCTTATCCCGAGACTTCGGGAGTTGACTGTTTTTTGGGAGGAAAAATTAGTTTTTTTAGCTTCGGGCTTTTCATTCCATCTGAGTTAAAAAATAAGAATACCACATAATACGCAACGAACCAAACAAATAACGAATCTACTAAACATTGGAAATACTAATAATATTTTTTCTAATACTACTAAATGGAGTTTTCTCTATGTCTGAAATTGCATTGATCTCGGCTAGAAAAAACCGACTTGAAACTGCTGCTAAAAAAGGAAACAAAAGTGCCAAAACAGCACTTGACCTGGCAAATTCCCCAAACAAATTCTTATCAACCGTACAAATCGGAATTACCTTAATCGGAATTTTAACCGGTATTTATTCTGGAGATAAAATCACTGCCGATGTTGAGGTATTTGTTGCGGGTTTTGAAGTTTTAAAGCCTTATGCACACTCAATTGCAGTTGGAATTGTAGTTGTGGTTCTTACTTTTTTCTCTTTGGTTTTAGGAGAATTACTTCCAAAACGTATCGGATTAAATTATCCTGAATCGATTGCCAAAATGGTAGCAATGCCAATGAAAGTTATTTCGATCATTACAGCGCCTTTTATCTGGTTATTGACTTCTTCGACAGATTTTTTACTGAACATTTTTCAGATAAAGCCGACTGCTGACGGAAAAGTGACCGAAGAAGAAATTAAAGCCATTATCAAAGAAGGAACAGAAGTTGGAGAAGTTCAGGAAATTGAGCAGGATATCGTGGAGCGTGTTTTTCATATTGGAGACAGAAAAGTAAGTTCTTTAATGACACACCGAAAGTCTGTAGACATGCTGCCGCTAAATGCAGATAAAACAAAAATTAAAGAATTGGTTGTTCAGGACCTGCACGGCGTTTATCCGGTTTACAATGATAATTACGATGATATTGTTGGGGTTGTAACCCTAAAAAATATTTTTGCGCATATAGAAAATGACAATTTTGATTTGTCTTCAATCATGTCAGATGCGCCTTATTTAATGGAACAGACTACGGCTTATAAAGCTTTGGAAAATTTCAAAAAAACAGGTATTCATTACGCTTTGGTTTCAGACGAATACGGTGTTTTTCAGGGAATGATTACTTTGAATGACATTCTGGAAGCTTTGGTAGGTGATGCTGCTGAGTTTTATAAAGATGAATTTCAGCTTGTAGAAAGAGAAGACGGTTCATGGCTTGTTGACGGACATTATTCGTTACACGATTTCTTAACTTATTTTGAACTGGACGAATTAACAAACGATTACGAAGTAAACACCGTAAGCGGAATGATTATGACCGAACTTTCGCATATCCCAAAAGAAGGCGAAAAATTAGTTTGGCAAAAATTTGTTCTTGAAGTTGTCGATATGGATGGCGTTAAGATTGATAAAGTTTTAGTAAAAGCTTTAAAAGAGTAGAGAGAATTTTGTTTCATGTTTAAAGTTTCAAGTTATTGCGTTGTGCAGACTTGGAACCTGAAACCTGAAACTTTTAGATAAAAAAAAACAATGACAGAAGGAAATTTTGTAGATTACGTTAAGATATATGTTTCATCCGGAAAAGGAGGAAAAGGTTCTACGCATTTACATAGAGAGAAATTTATTGAAAAAGGCGGTCCGGACGGAGGAGATGGAGGTCGCGGCGGACATGTGTATCTAGTGGGGAATAAAGGACTCTGGACATTATTTCATTTAAAATTTGCCCGTCACGTAAAAGCGGGACACGGAGGTGACGGAGGTTCTGACAGAAGTACCGGTGCTGATGGAGAAGATAAAATTATCGAAGTGCCTCTAGGAACTGTTGTAAAAGACAAAGAAACCGGAGAAACACTTTTTGAAGTTACAGAACACGGAGAAAAAAAGATTCTGGCAAAAGGAGGAAAGGGAGGTTTAGGAAACTGGCATTTTAGAAGTTCGACAAACCAAACGCCTCGTTATGCACAGCCAGGTCTTCCTGGACTTGAAATGGATGTGATTCTGGAACTTAAAGTTCTGGCAGATGTTGGACTCGTTGGTTTCCCGAATGCCGGAAAATCTACTTTATTGTCTGTATTAACATCAGCAAAACCAAAAATTGCCGATTATCCGTTTACGACTTTAAAACCAAATTTAGGAATCGTAGCATACAGGGATTTCCAGTCTTTTGTAATTGCGGATATTCCTGGAATTATTGAAGGTGCAGCCGAAGGGAAAGGTCTTGGACATTATTTCCTTCGCCATATTGAGCGTAACTCAACTTTGTTGTTTTTAATTCCTGTTGATACAGCTGATATTAAAGGAGAATACGATATTTTAGTTAATGAATTAACGAAATACAATCCGGAAATGCTGGATAAAGAGCGTCTGGTTGTTATTTCAAAATGCGATATGCTTGATGACGAATTAAAAGCAGAACTAAAAGCGGAGCTTGACGTAAGTTTTAAAGATGTTCCGTATATGTTTATTTCGTCTGTTGCCCAGCAAGGCCTGACAGATTTGAAAGACAGACTTTGGAAAATGCTTAATGAGTAAAATTATTTGCTTTAAAATATAAAACCCGACAATAACAAATTGTCGGGTTTTTTACTTTTTGCGCGAAAAAACAAAAAGTAACGGATTTACTTTTTAACTAAAATCCTAAAAATTATAATCCAAAGTTTTTAGAAACTCCAATGCTTATTGATTTTCCAAAATTGAATCCGAAATTCTCTTTTCTTGGGGTAAAGTCCCCTTTCTGATTGTCATAATTTATTCCCCCGATAGAAAAGTTTAGACCAAATCCGTTTTTCATGTTAATAAACAAAGCAGGAGTAAAGCTGGCATACATTCCTTTTGCATTATCATATGAATCGTTTTGGTAACCTGCGCCTAAATCTCCGTATACAGAAAATAAATCAGATAAAGGAACGGCATAACGTACAAAACCGCCAATTTTGTAAGTGTCAGTTTTCTCGTATCCGCTAAGTTTCTCGCTTCTGATCGCAGCATCAGCTCCGATAGTCCATCTGTCAGCAAACTGATACCCTACTTTTGGAGAGAACTCAAATGTTTCAAATTTAGAATCTCCTGTTTTTTCCAAAGAGTATCCAACATTACCACCTACTAAAAGTGAATTTTTTTGTGCGCTTGCAATTGTTGAAATAAGGATTGCAGCTGCAAATAATAATTTTTTCATGCTTATTTTTATTTTTAATTCTGCAAACATAAAACAAATTAAATTGTAAGAAAAAGTCTTTTATTTTATTTTTTAAAAGAAAGTATATTTTTACAAATAAGATTGTGGTTTGATTTTTAAATTTGGGAAAGGAAAAGCTTTTATTTGTTTTAGCTGCTTTTTCCTGATGTTTTTAAGATTTTATCTGCGATAACAATAAATTGAGAAATTCGCAAAATCAGCAATCTATTGGTTTATTATGTTTTGTTTTTGAATGGATAGACTGTTTTTTTTGCGAAAATGAGTTATATTCGCAGAACTTAAATAAAATAACATGAAAAAAATAGTTTTATTCTTGACTATGTGTCTCATGGCTTTTCCTGTAAGGGCTGATGAGGGAATGTGGTTCCTGATGTTTATCGAAAGATTAAATCACAGGGATATGCAAAAAATGGGCTTACAATTAACA
This portion of the Flavobacterium gelatinilyticum genome encodes:
- the hpt gene encoding hypoxanthine phosphoribosyltransferase, producing the protein MIQLHDKQFVPFISAKEIDFALTKIVAQVEDDFGDEIPVFIGVLNGAFMVVADFLKKYKKPCEVSFIKMASYEGTETTNSVKELIGINQDLSGRSVVIIEDIIDTGNTIEELKNLFKAQNVKHFKVATLFFKPEAYKKDIKIDYVGVRIPNKFIVGYGLDYDGLGRNLTEVYKLAE
- a CDS encoding adenylate kinase, coding for MINIVLFGKPGAGKGTQAEFLKEKYNLTHLSTGDIFRFNLKNDTELGKQARVFMDNGELVPCEITTAMLIDEVKKHPDTAGFLFDGYPRTINQAEALDKFLPTIGSSVTATIALEADDEILVARLLERGKTSGRADDQDEEKIRVRYQEYNEKTAPLIGYYKEQNKFHAVNGIGTIEEITERLTSVIDNL
- a CDS encoding hemolysin family protein, producing MEILIIFFLILLNGVFSMSEIALISARKNRLETAAKKGNKSAKTALDLANSPNKFLSTVQIGITLIGILTGIYSGDKITADVEVFVAGFEVLKPYAHSIAVGIVVVVLTFFSLVLGELLPKRIGLNYPESIAKMVAMPMKVISIITAPFIWLLTSSTDFLLNIFQIKPTADGKVTEEEIKAIIKEGTEVGEVQEIEQDIVERVFHIGDRKVSSLMTHRKSVDMLPLNADKTKIKELVVQDLHGVYPVYNDNYDDIVGVVTLKNIFAHIENDNFDLSSIMSDAPYLMEQTTAYKALENFKKTGIHYALVSDEYGVFQGMITLNDILEALVGDAAEFYKDEFQLVEREDGSWLVDGHYSLHDFLTYFELDELTNDYEVNTVSGMIMTELSHIPKEGEKLVWQKFVLEVVDMDGVKIDKVLVKALKE
- the obgE gene encoding GTPase ObgE, producing the protein MTEGNFVDYVKIYVSSGKGGKGSTHLHREKFIEKGGPDGGDGGRGGHVYLVGNKGLWTLFHLKFARHVKAGHGGDGGSDRSTGADGEDKIIEVPLGTVVKDKETGETLFEVTEHGEKKILAKGGKGGLGNWHFRSSTNQTPRYAQPGLPGLEMDVILELKVLADVGLVGFPNAGKSTLLSVLTSAKPKIADYPFTTLKPNLGIVAYRDFQSFVIADIPGIIEGAAEGKGLGHYFLRHIERNSTLLFLIPVDTADIKGEYDILVNELTKYNPEMLDKERLVVISKCDMLDDELKAELKAELDVSFKDVPYMFISSVAQQGLTDLKDRLWKMLNE
- a CDS encoding outer membrane beta-barrel protein; translation: MKKLLFAAAILISTIASAQKNSLLVGGNVGYSLEKTGDSKFETFEFSPKVGYQFADRWTIGADAAIRSEKLSGYEKTDTYKIGGFVRYAVPLSDLFSVYGDLGAGYQNDSYDNAKGMYASFTPALFINMKNGFGLNFSIGGINYDNQKGDFTPRKENFGFNFGKSISIGVSKNFGL